In Bactrocera oleae isolate idBacOlea1 chromosome 5, idBacOlea1, whole genome shotgun sequence, a genomic segment contains:
- the LOC106626964 gene encoding poly(A) RNA polymerase gld-2 homolog B → MVAGNMKIITLTNVSTVKNQHLSNNMVKTSSPNSINKANVSQQTPGINTNESPKMRYFNATNIYNHNDSAKSLQTPKQCNSNNKNGKKSQSHMFYNIPTTSVLNRKKYYQQHHRHNQHQHNFVNNNKEIRNNIAIKNHNLLESDLSNTIDAHLACVQKLNIPKIDNSKVEDFVNNNTTTLNVNNICIPQVPDDNYNGTTVDNSIALSSHRAKSEFKQHAPSTDSFPVSTPADKHNCVGENKSINLDCNSCWTNLVAPQCTESPALLSWPWVHISRRKSSSISSTSSYSSSVSSALSISAESNPELQQNISVTYASNSHTSKKKPFRKGNINNNNRGIIDTRYSSSRVKGQRQRRTTNVSTTTDDLQSKVPLIPESQRNIHPAEDPTAMSTALATNTVSATATTTSIVDSKVETTIAAENTSGLVKSPSNVVTLTVTSPSSSSPKEISNIDEFANLSVQIASPQPSGESTNSSVTLTTPSGSPTVSTPGSSPSNSYSLDFLHSVGIQMTGGANLSALCKNNTHNNRIITPYNSQNTGVMSPVRTAYSYQNILPQRPHPMHGRYTSNSGGGIGVGSSSNHMRDQRTHRFQHSHHHHHPQQLTIASFMQKELFNENVLAGGNRCDISDNGPEDSDGVDVNNNNGDYTNQHSYRNHQRCHNYYQSHYQQSQQHRLSGMQHGYVALHPSYNREAENEGGSRVTRSGGNAYSQHLKRNNMYQNHQSNGEVTSNSVQSLPVHKHSVVEEIDGGNVNASNNAKGNNENNNLWSSKQFHQKILSSKKSNSGANVSYSCSSSSSTTSSVSSNSSQASTSSYRQQKVKSSTQMNLIIETLPRKVNASTHRGNHRLQQVNYHNQQFTSAAGGSQSSTTQQTHQNIRNLTYVNTEGLTASVGIGPTVPSRSCSPSLPPPVASTSGCQSQDAISSVVLSYTPNHFQSQQQHQQNFICGKRLTTPFALNVPSSHVHSTSPHTVGNMICYAQLNDSVTSSDSNQAPCAVQGAKSRDYDDSDSSSTNSAVQSQRRNKYQQAKSVSLSSSSSTSSTSSSTTRNFNGPTPALSIVAMPHLQSPEPTEFGYNPTFSSTSQHYTPQTQPLASPQQQSPFRSNGVISMLNVPFTNNYPDDDLNTMKQHSLKHQGIHHQQRHFYFTTGEHLNTTPLPAHVANAGYWSPLQHSSFIYPQPANFLATAPCVTPTATLSPGFSEQDDHHFHHPHNQQQLNLVNQTEGLPPAGQTKRSSTPQMGGAVISQQPHQRLAQTTVSQGGMVTTATNVAALRQRNGGRSSQQQTLHHHQQMTAPPPTAISHVYPQHNLLFSGSTTTHIRSSSNTSHDFFTHTPPDRFLARAHLIEAKEAPSSLLNNSKWDNLSQGVWNKFINSQQTEETFKQKMRLWRYLYIIIKNTYPRFGLYLVGSTISGFGADTSDVDMCLVSRSTSNVEPRMEALFNLTVLRDYLSKSAEFENFNLIEAKVPILRFRDRIHQLEVDLNFNNCVGIKNTHLLYCYSQLDWRLRPMVLVTKLWAQYHNINNAKNMTISSYSLVLMVIHFLQYAVSPAVLPCLHDLFPDKFPLLRSNDFGYVDMNETIGPYESKNTQTIGELFLYFLEYYSCFDYTQFAISIRTGGLLPINVCRLAKSSKNDIHQWKELCIEEPFDLTNTARSVYDFETFERVKAVFVASWRILQQTLDLNSIFAPIIISSTNTIVSTLRHTGYQYDDCHNSAPSDISTADSNTTNINTNGSTILLGSDNSSNLSPALSLASLPIETNNNNHITKEIFNTANGNSKSAEGSLTELVS, encoded by the exons ATGGTTGCAGGCAACATGAAAATTATAACACTTACAAATGTATCAACTGTGAAAAATCAACACCTCAGCAACAATATGGTAAAAACTAGCTCCccaaattcgataaataaagcaAATGTTAGTCAGCAAACGCCAGGTATCAATACAAACGAATCCCCTAAGATGAGGTATTTTAATGCAACTAACATATATAACCACAATGACAGTGCTAAGTCGCTGCAAACACCAAAACAATGTaattcaaacaacaaaaatggtaaaaaatcaCAATCTCACATGTTCTACAACATTCCAACCACATCAGTTTTAAATCGCAAGAAATACTATCAGCAACATCACCGCCATAACCAACATCAGCACAATTTTGTTAATAACAATAAGGAGATCAGAAATAATATTGCAATTAAGAATCATAATTTGTTAGAATCTGATCTTTCGAACACAATAGATGCACATCTTGCATGTGTGCAAAAACTAAATATACCGAAAATTGATAACAGTAAAGTGGAAGATTtcgtaaataataatacaacaacattaaatGTCAACAACATATGCATACCACAAGTTCCTGATGATAATTACAATGGTACGACCGTTGACAATTCCATTGCTCTTTCTTCGCACAGAGCAAAATCAGAGTTTAAACAACACGCCCCTTCAACGGATAGCTTTCCAGTCTCAACACCCGCCGATAAACATAATTGTGTTggtgaaaataaaagtattaaccTTGATTGCAATAGCTGTTGGACTAATCTTGTTGCTCCTCAGTGTACTGAATCTCCGGCTTTGCTATCATGGCCATGGGTACACATAAGTAGACGTAAAAGTTCTTCAATTAGTTCAACATCGTCGTACTCTTCGTCAGTGTCATCAGCATTATCAATTTCGGCCGAAAGTAACCCGGAATTGCAACAAAACATCAGCGTTACATACGCAAGTAACTCACATACATCGAAGAAAAAGCCATTTCGAAAAGGtaatatcaataataataacagaggTATCATAGATACTCGTTATTCATCTTCACGTGTAAAGGGTCAAAGGCAACGGAGGACTACTAACGTATCGACAACAACAGATGATCTGCAAAGTAAG gtGCCCCTAATTCCTGAAAGTCAAAGAAATATACACCCCGCTGAAGACCCTACAGCGATGAGCACTGCGTTGGCTACAAACACAGTTTctgccacagcaacaacaacaagtattgTCGATTCTAAAGTGGAAACAACTATTGCTGCAGAAAATACAAGTGGTTTAGTTAAATCCCCAAGTAATGTCGTAACACTTACCGTTACATCTCCTTCATCATCATCTCCCAAAGAAATAAGTAATATAGACGAATTTGCTAATCTATCAGTGCAAATTGCATCACCGCAACCGTCAGGCGAAAGCACAAATTCTTCCGTTACTTTGACGACGCCATCCGGTTCTCCGACGGTATCTACGCCGGGATCATCGCCCTCCAATTCATATTCATTAGACTTTTTGCACTCAGTAGGCATACAAATGACAGGTGGGGCAAATTTATCGGCGCTGTGCAAAAATAATACACACAATAATCGCATAATAACGCCATACAACAGTCAGAATACAGGTGTAATGTCACCGGTGCGTACCGCATACTCTTACCAAAATATTTTACCACAAAGACCGCACCCAATGCATGGTCGCTATACGTCTAATAGTGGAGGAGGTATTGGAGTTGGTAGCAGCAGCAATCATATGAGAGACCAACGAACACATCGTTTCCAGCATagccatcatcatcatcatccgcagCAATTGACAATTGCCTCGTTCATGCAGAAAgaactttttaatgaaaacgtTCTTGCCGGTGGCAACAGATGTGATATCTCTGACAATGGTCCAGAGGACAGTGATGGCGTTGATGTTAACAATAACAATGGTGATTATACAAATCAACATTCCTATCGTAACCATCAGCGTTGTCATAACTATTACCAGTCGCATTATCAACAATCGCAGCAGCATCGTTTATCCGGAATGCAGCATGGGTATGTTGCACTGCATCCCTCGTATAATAGAGAAGCGGAAAACGAAGGCGGTTCACGTGTAACTCGAAGCGGAGGTAATGCTTACTCGCAACATCTCAAGCGCAATAATATGTATCAGAATCATCAAAGTAATGGAGAGGTTACATCGAATTCAGTCCAATCGCTTCCTGTTCATAAACATAGTGTTGTAGAAGAAATAGACGGCGGAAATGTTAATGCTAGTAACAATGCCAAGGgaaataacgaaaataacaatttatGGTCTTCCAAACAGTTTCATCAGAAGATATTGAGCTCTAAAAAATCAAATAGCGGAGCTAATGTGTCGTATTCATGTTCATCCTCGTCATCTACAACGTCATCGGTATCTTCTAATTCATCTCAGGCTTCAACCAGTTCTTATCGACAACAGAAAGTGAAGTCCTCTACTCAAATGAATTTAATAATCGAAACCCTTCCTAGGAAAGTGAACGCGTCCACTCATCGCGGCAATCACAGATTGCAACAGGTAAATTACCATAACCAACAATTTACATCGGCTGCAGGTGGCTCACAGTCATCGACTACTCAACAAACCCATCAAAATATTCGTAATTTGACCTATGTCAATACTGAGGGTCTTACAGCAAGCGTTGGCATCGGTCCAACTGTTCCATCGCGTAGTTGTAGTCCTTCATTGCCTCCGCCTGTAGCTAGTACATCGGGATGCCAATCCCAAGATGCTATTTCATCTGTGGTACTTTCATATACCCCTAATCACTTTCAATCGCAACAACAGCatcagcaaaattttatatgcgGGAAACGCTTGACGACACCTTTTGCCTTAAATGTACCTTCTTCACATGTGCATTCAACATCCCCACATACAGTTGGGAATATGATTTGTTATGCACAATTGAACGATTCTGTCACATCCTCTGATTCAAATCAAGCACCCTGCGCTGTTCAGGGAGCAAAAAGTCGCGACTATGACGACTCGGATTCCTCGTCGACAAATTCTGCGGTACAGTCACAGCGTCGAAATAAGTATCAACAAGCAAAGTCAGTATCGCTCTCGTCTTCATCGTCAACATCTTCGACATCCTCATCAACTACAAGAAATTTCAATGGACCAACGCCGGCGTTATCCATTGTTGCCATGCCACATTTGCAAAGCCCAGAACCTACCGAATTTGGATATAATCCAACATTTTCTTCAACATCTCAGCATTACACACCCCAGACGCAACCATTAGCGTcaccacaacaacaatcgcCGTTTCGTAGTAATGGAGTTATATCAATGTTAAATGTGCCGTTCACCAATAATTATCCGGATGATGATTTGAATACCATGAAACAACATTCGCTGAAACATCAAGGCATACATCACCAACAGCGGCATTTTTACTTTACAACCGGTGAGCATTTAAATACTACCCCTTTGCCAGCACATGTCGCGAATGCCGGGTACTGGAGTCCCTTACAGCATTCCAGCTTCATATACCCTCAGCCTGCTAATTTTTTGGCAACTGCCCCTTGTGTGACACCGACCGCAACACTATCACCTGGATTTAGCGAACAGGACGATCACCATTTTCACCATccacacaatcaacaacaactcaaCCTTGTTAACCAGACAGAGGGCTTACCGCCAGCCGGCCAAACAAAACGCAg TTCAACTCCACAAATGGGTGGCGCCGTCATatcacaacaaccacaccagcgtCTGGCACAGACCACTGTATCGCAAGGTGGAATGGTAACTACCGCCACAAATGTCGCTGCATTACGTCAACGTAATGGCGGACGCAGTAGTCAACAACAGACGCTGCATCATCATCAACAAATGACTGCCCCGCCACCAACTGCTATTTCACATGTATATCCCCAACATAATCTGCTCTTTAGTGGTTCGACGACGACTCACATTCGTTCTTCTTCCAATACTTCCCATGATTTTTTCACTCACACACCACCTGACCGGTTTTTAGCCCGAGCACATCTTATAGAAGCTAAAGAGGCTCCGAGCTCATTATTGAATAACTCGAAATGGGACAATCTATCGCAAGGTGTATGGAACAAATTTATAAACTCTCAACAAACTGAGGAGACCTTTAAGCAGAAAATGCGGTTATGGCGCtatctttatattattattaag AACACTTATCCACGTTTTGGCCTATATCTAGTGGGTTCTACTATTTCGGGATTTGGGGCAGATACTTCAGATGTGGATATGTGTTTAGTGTCGCGCAGTACGTCAAATGTGGAACCCCGAATGGAAGCATTGTTCAACTTAACTGTCCTGCGAGATTATCTGAGCAAATCAG ccgagtttgaaaatttcaacctTATTGAAGCAAAAGTGCCAATATTACGCTTCAGAGATCGCATTCATCAGCTAGAAGTGGATTTAAACTTTAACAACTGTGTAGGGATCAAAAACACACATTTATTATATTGCTATTCGCAGC ttgattgGCGTTTACGACCCATGGTATTAGTTACAAAACTGTGGGCGCAATATCATAACATTaacaatgccaaaaatatgaCAATATCCAGCTATTCTTTGGTTCTTATGGTAATACACTTTTTACAGTACGCTGTCAGTCCAGCGGTGCTTCCGTGCTTACATGATTTATTTCCTGATAAATTTCCATTG CTGCGATCAAATGACTTTGGATACGTGGATATGAACGAAACTATTGGTCCATATGAATCTAAAAACACACAAACTATTGGTGAACTTTTTCTCTACTTCCTAGAGTACTATAGTTGTTTTGA TTACACACAATTTGCTATTTCAATTCGTACTGGTGGTCTTCTACCGATAAACGTGTGCCGTCTGGCGAAGTCATCGAAAAACGATATCCACCAATGGAAGGAACTCTGCATTgaag AACCATTTGATTTAACAAATACAGCGAGATCGGTGTATGATTTCGAAACTTTTGAACGAGTCAAAGCAGTATTTGTGGCTTCCTGGCGAATATTACAGCAAACATTAGATTTGAATTCCATTTTTGCACCAATTATTATATCGTCAACAAACACTATTGTCTCCACGTTGAGACACACGGGCTATCAATATGATGACTGCCATAATAGCGCACCCTCAGACATTTCTACTGCGGACTCCAAtactacaaatataaatacgaaTGGATCTACAATTCTTTTAGGTTCTGACAATAGTTCGAATTTGTCTCCTGCTCTTTCATTGGCGTCGTTGCCGATCGAGacgaacaacaacaatcataTTACAAAGGAAATATTTAACACTGCGAACGGAAATAGTAAATCTGCTGAAGGTTCTCTAACAGAGCTGGTTTCTTGA
- the mRpS30 gene encoding large ribosomal subunit protein mL65, which translates to MLSLGIRWETCRKLQILYTSPCLTSRLQSTVATSTKASYARDNTEYTDEPIYPEIQDLSFKACKGRETESWHEEIRKVPTVEEKLIKINMPRYYGFKVVNLSDSKVPYNCLPAMQHYTRTIYEDIKIKDPLQGTAQTDDQKLDVYTELIKSDIKEAIEFVHDYFSNAYPDAANMEPQEKENIFGRLIVEQVNRTLINVLSSDFLHLQESEIDYSPRHEAFWSVGGINPPKNVVKSKTGRKWQKEMANDPYNRLMQYSGKPFLAIRHRNQLTPWKNESESTNIELAKTLPRFNYDPRTLGYVCSHQHLTSIPGFWPGSANLFGSISYQSRAFLQIRPDTYGVEDFKEALHSHAIQSSYSWLLGQAGYNGFNTFNDLTYPMNTQTVVTNGRDWSFYEYQLNTLLVHSHHVDDNPKVNFCQGTAEMRLFGEINSSGEVVDFNEDVLRYLIRFYINAPQIHRSARELHPYLGSDVKYIADYENAEKREFLERVFKNLMSNRPRHLAIPEIYLWEKIYKIDNKTRVMEPKRRFFELGINPWLRKLDQHQKEYIPRALRPEGPKSKKKWKESFYP; encoded by the exons atgTTAAGTTTAGGTATAAGGTGGGAAACGTGTAGGAAACTACAGATACTTTATACGTCGCCTTGCCTTACATCTCGATTACAGTCAACAGTAGCAACATCGACCAAAGCAAGCTATGCACGCGATAACACCGAGTATACTGATGAGCCAATTTATCCCGAAATACAGGATTTATCATTTAAAGCATGCAAAGGTCGTGAAACTGAAAGTTGGCATGAAGAAATACGCAAAGTACCAACCGTGGAAGAGAAGCTAATCAAAATTAACATGCCTCGTTATTATGGATTCAAAGTTGTAAATTTGAGTGACTCGAAAGTGCCCTACAACTGTTTGCCTGCCATGCAGCACTACACTCGCACCATTTACGAGGATATTAAGATTAAAGATCCTTTACAAGGAACCGCTCAAACCGATGATCAAAAATTAGATGTATATACTGAATTAATTAAATCTGATATCAaagaagcaattgaatttgtacACGATTATTTTAG TAATGCATATCCAGATGCAGCGAATATGGAACCACAGGAAAAGGAAAACATATTCGGCCGACTTATTGTTGAACAAGTAAACCGAACACTAATTAATGTATTGTCAAGTGATTTTCTTCATCTCCAAGAATCAGAAATTGATTACAGTCCAAGACACGAAGCTTTTTGGTCAGTGGGTGGAATAAATCCTCCAAAAAACGTTGTGAAGAGTAAAACTGGTCGTAAATGGCAGAAGGAAATGGCAAACGATCCTTACAACCGCCTCATGCAATATTCAGGAAAGCCTTTTCTTGCAATACGCCATCGAAACCAACTAACTCCATGGAAAAACGAGTCGGAATCAACAAATATCGAATTAGCGAAAACTTTACCACGTTTTAACTATGATCCACGTACCCTAGGATATGTCTGTAGTCATCAACACCTAACAAGTATTCCAG GGTTCTGGCCTGGCAGCGCAAATCTATTTGGGAGCATTTCTTATCAGTCTCGAGCTTTTCTGCAAATAAGACCAGATACATACGGAGTTGAAGATTTCAAAGAGGCTTTACACTCTCATGCAATTCAAAGTAGTTATTCTTGGTTATTAGGACAAGCTGGTTACAACGGATTTAATACCTTTAATGATCTTACCTATCCAATGAATACACAAACCGTTGTAACAAATGGACGTGATTGGTCATTTTACGAATACCAGTTAAACACGTTACTTGTACACTCACATCATGTAGATGATAATCCGAAAGTTAATTTTTGCCAAGGAACTGCCGAGATGAGGCTATTTGGTGAAATAAATAGTTCTGGTGAAGTTGTGGattttaacgaggatgtcttgCGATATCTTATACGCTTTTATATAAATGCACCGCAGATCCATAGATCTGCAAGAGAACTACATCCCTATTTGGGATCAGATGTTAAGTATATAGCTGATTATGAAAATGCGGAGAAGCGCGAATTTTTAGAacgtgtttttaaaaatttaatgtccaaTCGACCTCGACATTTAGCTATCCCTGAAATCTATCTTTGGGAAAAGATTTATAAAATTGATAACAAAACGAGAGTCATGGAGCCAAAACGTCGCTTCTTTGAGTTAGGCATAAATCCATGGTTGCGAAAATTGGATCAACATCAAAAGGAGTACATACCAAGAGCATTGCGACCAGAAGGCCCCAAGAGTAAAAAGAAGTGGAAGGAGAGTTTTTATCCATGA